In Nycticebus coucang isolate mNycCou1 chromosome 9, mNycCou1.pri, whole genome shotgun sequence, the following are encoded in one genomic region:
- the LOC128593449 gene encoding histone H1.3, translating into MSETAPVAPAAPAPAEKTPVKKKVKKAGASGARRKAAGPPVSELITKAVAASKERSGVSLVALKKALAAAGYDVEKNNSRIKLGLKSLVSKGTLVQTKGTGASGSFKLNKAASGEAKPKAKKAGAAKPKKPTGAAKKPKRATTSAAPKKSAKKTPKKAKKPAAAAGTKKVAKSVKKVKAAKPKKAAKSPAKAKAPKPKATKPKTAKPKVTKAKKTAPKKK; encoded by the coding sequence ATGTCGGAAACTGCTCCAGTTGCTCCTGCAGCCCCCGCACCTGCGGAGAAGACACCTGTGAAGAAAAAGGTGAAGAAAGCAGGCGCAAGTGGTGCGAGGCGTAAGGCGGCGGGGCCTCCGGTATCTGAGCTAATTACTAAGGCTGTGGCTGCTTCCAAGGAGCGCAGCGGTGTTTCTCTGGTCGCTCTCAAGAAGGCTCTTGCAGCTGCGGGCTACGACGTGGAGAAAAACAATAGCCGTATCAAGTTGGGTCTCAAGAGCCTGGTGAGCAAAGGTACTCTGGTGCAGACCAAAGGCACGGGCGCTTCCGGGTCTTTCAAGCTGAATAAGGCGGCTTCAGGGGAAGCGAAACCCAAGGCGAAGAAGGCAGGCGCGGCCAAGCCCAAAAAGCCCACCGGTGCAGCTAAGAAGCCTAAAAGGGCGACTACCTCCGCCGCCCCAAAAAAGAGCGCCAAGAAGACCCCGAAGAAAGCCAAGAAACCGGCAGCAGCTGCTGGGACCAAGAAAGTGGCTAAGAGTGTAAAGAAAGTTAAGGCAGCCAAACCGAAGAAGGCTGCCAAGAGTCCAGCTAAGGCCAAGGCTCCTAAACCCAAGGCAACCAAGCCTAAGACTGCTAAGCCTAAAGTTACCAAGGCTAAGAAGACAGCCCCTAAGAAGAAGTGA
- the LOC128593463 gene encoding histone H2B type 1-C/E/F/G/I, translated as MPEPAKSAPAPKKGSKKAVTKAQKKDGKKRKRSRKESYSVYVYKVLKQVHPDTGISSKAMGIMNSFVNDIFERIAGEASRLAHYNKRSTITSREIQTAVRLLLPGELAKHAVSEGTKAVTKYTSSK; from the coding sequence ATGCCTGAGCCCGCCAAGTCCGCTCCTGCTCCTAAGAAGGGCTCCAAAAAGGCGGTTACTAAGGCACAGAAGAAAGACGGGAAGAAGCGCAAACGCAGCCGCAAAGAGAGCTACTCTGTGTACGTCTACAAGGTGCTAAAGCAGGTCCATCCGGACACTGGCATCTCCTCTAAAGCTATGGGTATTATGAATTCGTTCGTCAATGACATTTTTGAGCGCATCGCGGGTGAGGCGTCTCGTCTGGCGCATTATAACAAGCGCTCTACCATCACTTCGAGGGAAATCCAAACTGCTGTGCGTCTATTGCTTCCTGGAGAGCTGGCCAAACACGCTGTGTCAGAGGGCACCAAGGCTGTCACCAAGTACACGAGCTCTAAGTAA
- the LOC128593467 gene encoding histone H2B type 1-C/E/F/G/I, translated as MPEPAKSAPAPKKGSKKAVTKAQKKDGKKRKRSRKESYSVYVYKVLKQVHPDTGISSKAMGIMNSFVNDIFERIAGEASRLAHYNKRSTITSREIQTAVRLLLPGELAKHAVSEGTKAVTKYTSSK; from the coding sequence ATGCCTGAACCAGCCAAATCCGCCCCTGCTCCTAAGAAAGGCTCCAAGAAGGCTGTCACTAAAGCACAGAAGAAAGATGGTAAGAAGCGGAAACGCAGCCGCAAGGAGAGCTATTCTGTGTATGTTTACAAAGTACTGAAACAAGTCCATCCAGACACCGGCATCTCGTCTAAAGCTATGGGTATTATGAACTCCTTTGTCAACGACATCTTCGAGCGCATAGCAGGTGAAGCTTCTCGCCTTGCTCATTACAACAAGCGTTCAACTATTACTTCTAGGGAGATCCAGACTGCCGTACGCTTGCTGCTTCCTGGAGAGCTAGCCAAACATGCCGTGTCTGAGGGTACCAAGGCTGTCACCAAGTACACTAGTTCCAAGTAA
- the LOC128593461 gene encoding histone H2A type 1-B, which translates to MSGRGKQGGKARAKAKTRSSRAGLQFPVGRVHRLLRKGNYSERVGAGAPVYLAAVLEYLTAEILELAGNAARDNKKTRIIPRHLQLAIRNDEELNKLLGRVTIAQGGVLPNIQAVLLPKKTESHHKAKGK; encoded by the coding sequence ATGTCTGGACGCGGCAAGCAAGGAGGCAAAGCTCGGGCTAAGGCCAAAACTCGGTCTTCTAGAGCTGGTCTTCAGTTTCCAGTGGGCCGTGTGCACCGCCTGTTGCGCAAGGGCAATTATTCCGAACGCGTTGGGGCTGGCGCGCCAGTGTACCTGGCAGCTGTCCTGGAATATTTGACCGCCGaaatactggagctggcaggaaATGCAGCTCGTGACAACAAGAAGACTCGCATCATCCCGCGCCACCTGCAGCTAGCCATCCGCAATGACGAAGAGCTTAATAAGCTTCTGGGTCGTGTTACCATTGCTCAGGGCGGTGTCCTCCCCAATATCCAGGCTGTATTGCtgccaaagaaaacagaaagccaCCACAAGGCGAAGGGCAAGTGA
- the LOC128593456 gene encoding histone H2A type 1-D, with amino-acid sequence MSGRGKQGGKARAKAKTRSSRAGLQFPVGRVHRLLRKGNYSERVGAGAPVYLAAVLEYLTAEILELAGNAARDNKKTRIIPRHLQLAIRNDEELNKLLGKVTIAQGGVLPNIQAVLLPKKTESHHKAKGK; translated from the coding sequence ATGTCTGGTCGCGGAAAGCAAGGCGGGAAGGCTCGCGCCAAAGCTAAGACTCGGTCTTCAAGGGCTGGCCTTCAGTTTCCTGTTGGTAGAGTACATCGTTTATTGCGTAAGGGTAATTACTCCGAGCGAGTTGGAGCCGGAGCCCCAGTGTACCTGGCAGCAGTGCTGGAATATTTGACTGCTGAAATACTGGAGTTGGCGGGCAACGCGGCTCGGGACAACAAGAAGACGCGTATCATACCACGCCATCTACAGCTAGCTATCCGCAACGACGAGGAGCTCAACAAGCTGCTGGGCAAAGTTACTATTGCGCAAGGTGGTGTTCTACCTAATATTCAGGCTGTGCTGCTCCCCAAGAAGACTGAAAGCCACCACAAAGCCAAGGGCAAGTAA